The proteins below come from a single Chryseobacterium sp. MA9 genomic window:
- a CDS encoding patatin-like phospholipase family protein: MRKLLILLFIFQLLLIHSQVKKDLVIPKNPKIGLSLAGGGAKGFSHVGVLKVLDSLGVKVDYVSGTSMGAIVGGLYAAGYSGKEIEKIVMDTDFYSLIMDPKSRQESSFFNKSVDKYLLSIPLKNGKITLPSSISTGQRNVYLLKELFKNVSNIEDFSKMPIPFLCVATNLESGNMQIFEKGDLVQSIMASSAFPSLMDPIKIGDSIYIDGAMTVNYPSKPLKDRGIDIVIGVDLNQDLSKREDLNNIISILNQVIDFGIKKDTRKQYKYTDINIKPNLKGMSATSYDDKKKILDSGYVEGLKYSQVLDQLPKRPFDRLRQRVNPIYSNVYKIDSISIEGSKIYGKNYTLGKMGLRLPSLQTYGSINKMVDKLVATNNYRFINYDIVQENDANYLKLYVTEDDTRHFLKFGLHYDEVFKTGLLLNYSAKRLLFKNSNLSLDVVVGDRLRYYLNYFIDNGYIPGFGIYSSGMSFDIKNVDNYVVDRWEWLRNEAYIQSIWKDKFAIGGGISHDYFKAENSNGDNRRYSRFLNPYIFIKTDTQDDKEFPTKGIYFAAEGKVVDLLKSEVDKRIIQIKADLKVNIPLGKQFTYRLNVFGGVTIGENLPAYYQYRLGGIFEQNLMNFKSFGGFYFAQLYTNNVILASNDVQFKFNKNYFISGNFTFANLSNDIKFEDAVKVNYSSLGITAGYKSPFGQIKVNFSHSLKNNQKGIFSVILGHWF, encoded by the coding sequence ATGAGAAAACTCCTGATACTGCTTTTCATATTCCAACTGTTATTGATCCATTCTCAGGTAAAAAAAGATTTGGTGATTCCTAAGAACCCAAAGATCGGACTCTCACTAGCGGGTGGCGGAGCCAAGGGGTTTTCACATGTAGGTGTTCTTAAAGTTTTAGATTCATTGGGAGTGAAGGTGGACTATGTTTCCGGAACAAGTATGGGAGCCATCGTAGGTGGTTTATATGCCGCAGGCTACTCCGGAAAAGAAATAGAAAAAATTGTCATGGATACAGATTTCTATTCTTTAATTATGGATCCGAAGTCCAGGCAGGAATCCAGCTTTTTTAACAAATCTGTAGATAAATACCTTTTATCCATTCCGCTAAAAAACGGAAAAATAACACTTCCCTCTTCTATCAGTACCGGCCAGAGAAATGTTTATCTTCTGAAAGAACTTTTTAAAAACGTTTCCAATATCGAGGACTTTTCCAAAATGCCAATTCCATTCCTGTGTGTTGCAACCAATCTGGAAAGCGGCAATATGCAGATATTTGAAAAAGGAGATCTGGTACAATCAATTATGGCAAGTTCTGCATTTCCTTCTTTAATGGATCCCATTAAAATTGGTGACAGTATTTATATTGACGGAGCCATGACCGTGAACTATCCTTCAAAGCCTTTAAAAGACAGAGGAATTGATATTGTCATTGGTGTGGACCTTAATCAGGATCTTTCAAAAAGAGAGGATTTAAACAATATTATATCCATTCTGAACCAGGTAATTGATTTCGGAATAAAGAAAGATACAAGAAAACAATATAAATATACAGACATTAATATCAAACCCAATCTGAAGGGTATGTCAGCTACAAGCTATGATGATAAGAAGAAAATTCTGGACAGCGGGTATGTAGAAGGCCTCAAATATTCCCAGGTACTGGATCAACTACCCAAACGTCCTTTTGACCGTCTCAGACAGCGTGTAAACCCTATATATTCCAATGTATACAAGATAGACAGCATTTCTATTGAAGGAAGTAAAATATATGGTAAAAACTACACACTGGGAAAAATGGGACTTCGCCTCCCCTCTTTACAGACTTATGGAAGCATCAATAAAATGGTAGATAAATTGGTGGCCACAAATAACTATCGTTTTATCAATTATGATATCGTTCAGGAAAATGATGCCAACTATTTAAAACTTTATGTCACTGAAGATGACACCCGCCATTTTCTAAAATTCGGTCTTCATTATGATGAAGTTTTCAAAACAGGACTTCTTTTGAATTATTCTGCAAAGAGACTTTTATTTAAAAATTCTAATCTATCCCTGGATGTTGTCGTAGGAGACAGATTAAGATATTACCTGAACTATTTTATTGATAACGGATATATTCCGGGATTTGGTATTTACTCGTCCGGAATGAGCTTTGATATAAAAAATGTTGATAATTATGTTGTAGACCGATGGGAATGGTTGAGAAATGAAGCTTATATACAATCTATATGGAAGGATAAATTCGCTATCGGAGGTGGTATCAGCCATGATTACTTCAAAGCAGAAAACAGCAATGGAGATAACAGGCGTTACAGCCGTTTTCTGAACCCTTACATCTTCATAAAAACCGATACGCAGGACGATAAGGAGTTTCCTACCAAAGGAATTTATTTTGCTGCAGAAGGAAAGGTAGTAGATCTTTTAAAGTCTGAGGTTGACAAAAGGATAATTCAGATCAAAGCAGATCTTAAAGTCAACATTCCTCTGGGCAAACAATTCACTTACCGCCTTAATGTGTTTGGAGGTGTTACTATTGGTGAAAATCTTCCTGCCTATTATCAATACAGATTAGGGGGAATTTTTGAACAAAATCTAATGAATTTTAAAAGCTTTGGAGGATTTTATTTCGCCCAGCTTTATACTAACAATGTGATATTGGCATCCAACGATGTCCAGTTTAAATTTAACAAAAACTATTTTATCAGTGGAAACTTTACCTTTGCAAACCTATCAAACGATATCAAGTTTGAAGATGCAGTTAAAGTAAATTATAGCTCGCTGGGAATTACGGCCGGTTACAAATCTCCTTTCGGGCAGATAAAAGTAAACTTCAGCCACTCACTCAAAAATAACCAAAAAGGTATATTCAGTGTTATTTTAGGACACTGGTTTTAA
- a CDS encoding bifunctional UDP-N-acetylmuramoyl-tripeptide:D-alanyl-D-alanine ligase/alanine racemase translates to MNYTVQHIAEITNAQIIGDENLMIKNIAYDSRIIYSTKNTAFIAINTHKNSGEKFIESAIDRGINVIISEHHFPEFENITWIIVENSVEFLQKLAKYHFENSHLQSIGITGSNGKTILKEWLYQCLWNEFPTVKSPKSFNSQIGLPLSLLQINSSHQLGIFEVGISKPHEMEKLENMFHPQIGLLTHIGTAHAANFSSEDELIDEKIRLFKNSEVIIYNGDNSLVEKKIKQSYSDKKLISYGFKKENQIFIKSNISKDDDIIVDYFGEEITFPAHQRDEATLTNAMALITVLKELNVENKKIVEKINLLKAVEMRLEAIEGIKGNIVINDSFNLDLDSLKTALQFLNEYNKSKKSLVLTDIVGVSTNVKELYEEVSELVNEQHFDSVFLIGDDISKFSELFKSKTYTFIDTKELIESKHLTEIENQIILLKGARKFEIERLKDILELRKHDTVLEVNLNAILHNINYHKSLLEPGTKMMAMVKANAYGLGSYEVSEFLQHHHIDYLGVAYVDEGVELRKKGITTPIIVMNPEQHSYQTIIEYNLEPEIYSFRVLELFYEAVQKSGYDKKYPIHIKLETGMHRLGFKDFELDHLSETLSQKNLKVQSMFSHLSSSDMPEEKEFTLNQLEVFERNSSYLIQKLEYSPIRHILNSSGITSYTNYQFDMVRIGIGMLGESPDNEIQKQLQSVVSFKTVISQISMVENGESVGYSRKYKADHLTRIATIPVGYADGIPRLIGNQVGNVGVSKTLAPIVGNICMDMMMINVDNIPNVKEGDTVTVFNAKPSLKEFAGYCKTITYEVLTSISPRVKRIYIKD, encoded by the coding sequence ATGAACTATACAGTACAACACATTGCAGAGATCACCAATGCACAAATCATTGGAGACGAAAATTTAATGATTAAAAATATAGCATATGACAGCAGAATTATTTATTCTACTAAAAACACTGCTTTTATCGCGATCAATACCCATAAAAATTCCGGTGAAAAATTTATAGAGTCTGCCATAGACAGGGGTATTAATGTCATTATTTCCGAACATCATTTTCCGGAATTTGAAAATATAACCTGGATTATTGTTGAAAATTCTGTAGAGTTTCTTCAAAAACTGGCAAAGTATCATTTCGAAAATTCTCATTTACAATCTATCGGAATCACGGGAAGTAATGGTAAGACTATTTTAAAAGAATGGTTATATCAATGTCTCTGGAATGAATTTCCTACTGTAAAAAGTCCTAAAAGTTTTAATTCTCAGATTGGTCTTCCGCTATCTCTTCTTCAGATTAACAGCTCTCATCAGCTCGGTATCTTTGAAGTGGGAATTTCAAAACCGCATGAGATGGAAAAGCTTGAAAACATGTTCCATCCTCAAATCGGATTGCTTACCCACATTGGAACAGCTCATGCTGCCAATTTTTCTTCCGAAGATGAGCTTATTGATGAAAAGATCAGACTTTTTAAAAATTCTGAAGTCATCATTTATAATGGTGACAATTCTTTGGTCGAAAAAAAAATTAAACAATCCTATTCAGATAAAAAATTAATTTCTTACGGCTTTAAAAAAGAGAACCAGATTTTCATCAAAAGCAATATTTCCAAAGATGACGACATTATTGTTGATTATTTTGGTGAAGAAATTACTTTTCCTGCACATCAGAGAGACGAAGCAACATTAACCAATGCTATGGCGCTTATCACAGTCCTTAAGGAACTGAATGTCGAAAATAAAAAGATCGTTGAAAAAATCAACCTTTTAAAAGCCGTTGAAATGAGGCTTGAAGCGATTGAAGGAATTAAGGGCAATATCGTCATCAATGATTCTTTTAATCTTGACCTTGATTCTTTGAAGACTGCCCTGCAGTTTTTGAATGAATATAACAAATCTAAAAAATCGCTGGTCTTAACAGACATCGTTGGGGTGAGTACCAATGTAAAAGAATTATATGAAGAAGTTTCTGAGCTGGTCAATGAACAGCATTTTGATTCTGTATTCTTAATTGGTGATGATATATCAAAATTTAGTGAATTATTTAAATCTAAAACATATACTTTCATTGACACTAAAGAGTTAATTGAAAGTAAGCATCTTACTGAAATAGAAAACCAGATTATCTTGTTAAAAGGAGCAAGAAAATTTGAGATCGAAAGACTTAAAGACATTCTTGAACTCAGAAAACATGATACAGTATTGGAGGTAAACCTTAATGCCATTCTTCATAATATTAACTATCATAAATCGCTGCTTGAGCCGGGAACCAAAATGATGGCAATGGTAAAAGCCAATGCATATGGATTGGGAAGTTATGAAGTATCAGAATTTCTTCAGCACCATCACATAGATTATCTGGGTGTGGCCTATGTTGATGAAGGAGTTGAACTTCGTAAAAAAGGAATCACAACTCCAATTATTGTCATGAATCCTGAACAGCATAGCTATCAGACTATTATAGAGTATAATCTGGAGCCAGAAATCTATAGCTTCAGAGTATTGGAATTATTCTATGAGGCCGTTCAGAAATCAGGTTATGATAAAAAATATCCGATTCATATCAAGCTGGAAACCGGAATGCACCGTCTTGGTTTTAAAGATTTTGAACTGGATCATTTAAGCGAAACTTTAAGCCAGAAAAACCTGAAGGTTCAGAGCATGTTCAGCCATTTGTCATCTTCTGACATGCCTGAAGAAAAAGAATTTACTTTGAATCAGCTCGAAGTTTTTGAAAGGAACTCCAGCTACCTGATACAAAAATTAGAATATTCTCCTATACGCCATATCCTGAATTCATCCGGAATAACAAGCTATACCAATTATCAGTTTGATATGGTAAGAATCGGTATCGGAATGCTTGGAGAATCTCCTGATAATGAAATTCAGAAGCAGCTGCAGTCTGTTGTAAGTTTTAAAACTGTAATTTCACAGATATCAATGGTTGAAAACGGTGAATCTGTAGGCTACAGCAGAAAATACAAAGCTGACCATCTAACCAGAATTGCGACAATACCTGTAGGATATGCAGATGGTATTCCGAGACTGATAGGAAATCAGGTAGGAAATGTAGGGGTCAGCAAGACACTGGCACCAATTGTGGGAAATATCTGTATGGACATGATGATGATTAATGTAGATAATATCCCGAATGTTAAAGAAGGCGATACCGTAACAGTTTTCAACGCCAAACCAAGTTTAAAAGAATTCGCAGGCTACTGCAAAACGATAACCTATGAAGTATTAACCTCCATTTCACCTCGGGTGAAACGGATTTATATAAAAGATTAA
- a CDS encoding thymidine kinase — protein MFLENTINHSKQSGWMEVICGSMFSGKTEELIRRLRRAEMAGQNVEIFKPKMDVRYSEEDVVSHNQNKIRSTAVENPNEILLLASNCDVVAIDEAQFFDESIVDVANQLANSGIRVVIAGLDMDFLGRPFGPMPNLMATAEYVTKVHAICKRTGNLANYSMRTSQGDNLVELGETESYEAVSRRVFIDEVLLKRK, from the coding sequence ATGTTTTTAGAAAATACAATTAATCATTCCAAACAAAGTGGTTGGATGGAAGTGATTTGTGGCTCTATGTTTTCCGGTAAAACCGAGGAACTGATCCGCAGATTGCGAAGAGCGGAAATGGCAGGACAGAATGTGGAAATTTTTAAACCAAAAATGGATGTACGGTATTCTGAAGAGGATGTAGTATCTCATAATCAGAATAAAATCCGTAGTACAGCAGTAGAAAATCCTAATGAAATTCTTCTGTTGGCTTCCAATTGTGATGTAGTAGCCATTGATGAAGCTCAGTTTTTTGATGAAAGTATTGTTGATGTTGCCAACCAGCTTGCCAATAGCGGGATCAGAGTGGTAATTGCAGGATTGGATATGGATTTTTTGGGCCGTCCGTTCGGGCCAATGCCCAATTTGATGGCCACTGCTGAGTATGTCACAAAAGTGCATGCTATTTGTAAGAGAACTGGTAATCTCGCCAACTATTCTATGAGAACTTCTCAGGGAGATAATCTGGTAGAATTGGGAGAGACTGAAAGCTATGAGGCAGTAAGCCGCCGTGTATTTATTGACGAAGTACTTTTAAAAAGAAAATAA